Genomic segment of Parageobacillus genomosp. 1:
TGGATTTTCCTCGACAATCTCTTTTACTAAATGGTAATGAAACTGTTTAGCAATTGCTGCTGCTAACGAGGTTTTTCCTACTCCAATCGGACCTTCCACCGCCACAAATGGAACGTTCCTCATGCTCTATTTCCCCTTTCTTCGTAAGCAAACAAATTTTATTCTAACATAAAAAAACGCACTTGGGCATGTTTCCAAGTGCGAGAGGAAAGGTATTTATCTTTTTACGACAGTAAAATTATCGGTTAGAAGCAGCCAGTTTTGCGGGAAATCTAATCCTAATTTCCAATAGCTCATTCCCCGTAAGCCAAGCTCTTTAATTAAATTAAATTTTGCTTGAATGGAGCGGGCGTCTTCGAACCAAACTTCGTGTTCTTTTCCGTTTTCATCACGATAGCGGAAATGTGGAGCTTGCGCATTTGTATCGTATTGAATGGCAACGTTGTATTGGGCGGCAAGACGGATTGCTTGCTGCGGACTGATCGCCCGCGCATACGGTCCGCCAGGAACATACGGAAGAGTCCAGTCATAACCATATAAGTTTTGTCCCATTAAAATTTTCCTTGCAGGCATTTCGGAAATCGCATATTCGAGCACCTTGCGGACGGGGCCGATTGGAGAAACCGGCATCGGCGGGCCGCCGCTATATCCCCATTCGTATGTCATAATGACGACAAAATCGGCAATTTGACCGTGGGCACGGTAGTCGTGCGCTTCATACCAACGGCCTTTTTGCGTGGCGCTCGTTTTCGGCGCCAACGCCGTAGACATCAGCCATCCTTCTTGCTCGAATCGCCGCTTCGCTTTTCGTAAAAACGAATTGTACGCCTCGCGGTCTTGAGGGCGCAAGTATTCCATGTCAAAGTGGATATCGCGGAATCCGTATCTTTTGGCGGTCGTGACGATATTCTCTAAAAGCCGGTTTTGCAGTGATTCGTTGTTTAAAATCAGCGCTCCTAGTTCATCGCTAAATTGATCGTTTTCGATATTGGTGACGACCATGACTAAAGTAACGCGGTTGTCGCGGGCGATAGATGGGAAATTGTTTAACGGAGGCGCTTTCAGTGTTGCGTTGCGCTGGATTTGAAAATGAAATGGGGCTAAATAAGTCAAATATGGAGCGGCTTGACGAGCGCTTTCCTCCAAAGCTGGGCTGACAGTCGTTCCTCGAGGCTCGATATATCCGTTAAATTCAGCCCTGCTCTTCGTTCCTGGAGGGATATATAACCGCTGTCCAACCTGTAAAGGACTGTTAAGAGAAATACGGTTTACTTCGGCAAGCCGCTGCATTGGAATAGAAAATTTGCGGGAAATCGACCATAGACTATCGCCGCGCTGCA
This window contains:
- a CDS encoding LysM peptidoglycan-binding domain-containing protein, with protein sequence MQIHVVQRGQTLSGIAQAYNTTPEDIIRANELPNPNDLVVGQAIVIPIVGRFYWVQRGDSLWSISRKFSIPMQRLAEVNRISLNSPLQVGQRLYIPPGTKSRAEFNGYIEPRGTTVSPALEESARQAAPYLTYLAPFHFQIQRNATLKAPPLNNFPSIARDNRVTLVMVVTNIENDQFSDELGALILNNESLQNRLLENIVTTAKRYGFRDIHFDMEYLRPQDREAYNSFLRKAKRRFEQEGWLMSTALAPKTSATQKGRWYEAHDYRAHGQIADFVVIMTYEWGYSGGPPMPVSPIGPVRKVLEYAISEMPARKILMGQNLYGYDWTLPYVPGGPYARAISPQQAIRLAAQYNVAIQYDTNAQAPHFRYRDENGKEHEVWFEDARSIQAKFNLIKELGLRGMSYWKLGLDFPQNWLLLTDNFTVVKR